The following proteins are encoded in a genomic region of Bacteroidales bacterium:
- the aroA gene encoding 3-phosphoshikimate 1-carboxyvinyltransferase: MKHNISNNKKQITIFPKSLNKIIQVPASKSIMQRSVALALLSDGRTVIKNPSFSNDSLTSIRIAGAMGASVQFSFNKLTVERTDNVTETNLNFGESGLALRMFSPIISLFGKDFSLNGKGSLLKRPVTGIEDALSQSSVKVESENGFLPIQLSGKLTGSIFEIDGSISSQVLTGLLIALPKAKGDSEIIVKNLKSKPYIDLTLDMIKYFGGRIENQNYERFIIKGDRKYIAQDYTIEGDWSGAAFLLVAGLISGKTELKGLNIDSKQADKEIISVIQKAGGKITINNDSVTTEMSKLKAFEFDANDCPDLFPPLVAMAAYCKGKSVLKGVNRLKYKESDRATVLKNEFAKIGINITIKDDKMIIEGGKVSGGTTDSNNDHRIAMALGIAAIGSNSEIIIQNSDCINKSYPNFYRDIK; the protein is encoded by the coding sequence ATGAAACATAACATCTCAAATAATAAAAAACAAATTACGATTTTTCCGAAATCATTAAATAAAATCATTCAAGTTCCGGCTTCTAAAAGTATTATGCAACGATCGGTTGCATTGGCTTTATTGTCTGACGGAAGAACTGTTATTAAAAACCCGTCTTTTTCTAATGATTCTTTAACATCAATCAGGATAGCAGGAGCAATGGGTGCTTCCGTTCAATTTTCTTTCAACAAACTTACTGTTGAACGAACTGACAATGTTACAGAGACAAATTTAAATTTCGGAGAATCAGGTTTGGCTTTAAGAATGTTCAGCCCGATAATATCATTATTCGGTAAAGATTTTTCGTTAAACGGAAAAGGTTCATTATTGAAACGTCCTGTTACCGGTATTGAGGATGCATTAAGCCAATCAAGTGTCAAAGTTGAATCAGAAAACGGCTTTTTACCTATTCAATTATCGGGTAAATTAACCGGAAGTATTTTTGAAATTGACGGATCGATAAGTTCACAAGTTTTAACAGGTTTATTAATTGCTCTCCCGAAAGCAAAAGGTGATTCTGAAATCATTGTAAAAAATTTGAAAAGTAAACCTTATATTGATCTTACATTAGATATGATCAAATATTTTGGCGGCAGAATAGAAAATCAAAATTATGAACGATTTATTATTAAAGGAGACCGAAAATATATTGCACAAGATTATACCATTGAAGGCGATTGGAGTGGTGCTGCTTTCTTACTTGTTGCCGGATTAATTTCAGGAAAAACTGAATTAAAAGGTCTGAATATTGATTCTAAACAAGCCGATAAAGAAATCATTTCCGTAATTCAAAAGGCAGGAGGTAAAATAACAATTAATAATGATTCTGTTACAACTGAAATGAGCAAACTGAAAGCATTTGAATTTGATGCAAACGATTGTCCCGACCTCTTCCCTCCCCTTGTTGCAATGGCGGCATATTGCAAAGGTAAATCTGTTTTAAAAGGAGTAAACCGTTTAAAGTATAAAGAAAGCGACAGAGCAACAGTATTAAAAAATGAATTTGCAAAAATCGGGATTAATATCACAATAAAAGATGACAAAATGATTATTGAAGGCGGCAAAGTTTCAGGCGGAACTACAGATTCTAATAATGACCATCGTATAGCCATGGCATTAGGAATTGCAGCCATTGGATCAAACTCTGAAATAATTATTCAAAATTCTGATTGTATTAATAAGTCTTATCCTAACTTTTACAGAGATATTAAATAA
- a CDS encoding GIY-YIG nuclease family protein: protein MVYYCYILYSKKLDKYYIGYTENLEERLLKHNLNHKGYTGRTDDWGIVYFEEFDNKKDAYALKRYIKRKKSRKYIEYLIQSKSD, encoded by the coding sequence ATGGTATACTATTGTTACATATTATATTCAAAGAAGTTAGATAAATACTACATAGGATATACCGAGAATCTTGAAGAACGGCTATTAAAACACAATTTAAACCATAAAGGCTATACCGGCAGAACAGATGATTGGGGAATTGTTTATTTTGAAGAATTTGATAATAAGAAAGATGCATATGCCCTTAAAAGATATATCAAGCGAAAGAAATCAAGAAAATATATAGAATATTTAATTCAATCAAAAAGTGATTAG
- a CDS encoding methyltransferase domain-containing protein has protein sequence MQDFNKQYWENLYKNNKTGWDIGYICTPIKEYIDQLTDKSLKILIPGAGNGYEAEYLYKKGFRNTCYLDYSETAIQNFKKICPNFPESNIVKKDFFEHKGNYDLIIELTFFTSIIPEKRDILAKKIFDLLKTGGKYIGVFFGHKFSCNNPPYGAIKETYIELIKDLFEIKTFETAYNSIKPRAGRELFFIFQKTE, from the coding sequence GTGCAAGATTTTAACAAGCAATATTGGGAAAATTTATATAAAAACAACAAAACAGGTTGGGATATAGGATATATCTGCACACCTATAAAAGAATATATTGACCAACTCACCGATAAGAGCTTAAAAATACTGATTCCGGGTGCAGGAAACGGTTATGAAGCCGAATATCTTTATAAAAAAGGATTTAGAAACACCTGCTATCTTGATTATTCTGAAACAGCAATTCAAAATTTTAAAAAAATTTGTCCGAATTTTCCTGAATCAAATATTGTTAAAAAAGATTTTTTTGAACATAAAGGAAATTATGATCTGATAATTGAACTTACATTTTTTACATCAATCATTCCCGAAAAAAGAGACATCCTGGCAAAAAAAATATTTGATCTGTTAAAAACGGGCGGAAAATATATCGGTGTTTTTTTTGGCCACAAGTTTAGCTGTAACAATCCGCCATACGGAGCCATCAAGGAAACATATATTGAATTAATCAAAGACCTTTTTGAAATAAAAACATTTGAAACAGCATACAATTCAATAAAACCCAGAGCCGGGAGAGAATTGTTTTTTATCTTTCAGAAAACCGAATAA
- a CDS encoding GNAT family N-acetyltransferase — protein sequence MKNKVKFRNYKSDDFNHVQVLWELTGMGGKERGDDNKVILKTIKCGGKLIIMEKNDMIIGTSWLTTDNRRIFLHHFGIHPDFQGQGMANMLMDESMKFIKEKGLQVKMEVHKKNIKALNLYRKYNFFDFTDYELMMKRNIHE from the coding sequence ATGAAAAATAAAGTTAAATTCAGAAATTATAAATCTGATGATTTTAATCACGTACAAGTTTTATGGGAATTGACCGGAATGGGAGGAAAAGAAAGAGGAGATGATAATAAAGTTATATTAAAGACAATTAAATGCGGCGGTAAATTGATCATTATGGAAAAAAATGATATGATTATCGGAACTTCATGGTTAACAACTGACAACAGACGAATCTTTTTACATCATTTCGGTATTCATCCTGATTTTCAAGGACAAGGAATGGCAAATATGTTAATGGATGAAAGCATGAAGTTTATAAAAGAAAAAGGTTTACAAGTGAAGATGGAAGTTCATAAAAAAAATATAAAAGCATTAAATTTGTATCGTAAATATAATTTTTTTGATTTTACTGATTATGAATTGATGATGAAAAGAAACATCCATGAATAA
- the nrfA gene encoding ammonia-forming cytochrome c nitrite reductase, giving the protein MEKKRKSWINWTLFGVTVVIVFLLGLLASSITERKAEKAYVYKPTVKLADWEPRNEVWGENFPRQFQSYYKTSDTTFKSKYNGNAMIDMLEVDPRLVVLWAGYGFSKDYNQGRGHFYAVKDIWNTLRTGGPTGPDDGPMPATCWTCKGPDVPRLMNEIGAAEFYKGKWSAKGHEIVNPIGCADCHDPKTMNLTLTRPALIEAFERQGKDIKSFSYQEMRSLVCAQCHSEYYFNKKNKIEEGVPYLTFPWDKGFSAEDMEAYYDEIEFADWTHKLSKAPMLKAQHPGYEVYMTGIHAERGVSCADCHMPYKTEGGQKFTNHQLQSPLNNIANSCQVCHREEADVLMKNVYDRQDKIIENRDKLEELIVRTHVEAKQAWDWGATEEQMKEILKGIRHAQWRWDYAAASHGGSFHSPVEISRVIGTGITIAQEARIMLARLFAELGHNEEIPYPDISTKEKAQAFIGLDINKLNSDKESFKTNLLPVWIKLAEERESKWIVERF; this is encoded by the coding sequence ATGGAAAAGAAAAGAAAATCTTGGATAAATTGGACACTTTTTGGTGTTACAGTAGTTATTGTATTCTTGCTTGGATTATTAGCATCTTCAATTACAGAGAGAAAAGCTGAAAAAGCATATGTATATAAACCAACTGTAAAGTTGGCTGACTGGGAACCCCGAAATGAAGTATGGGGTGAGAATTTTCCAAGGCAATTTCAGTCGTATTATAAAACTTCTGATACTACATTTAAAAGTAAGTATAACGGAAATGCAATGATTGATATGTTGGAAGTTGATCCGCGACTTGTTGTTTTATGGGCAGGTTATGGATTTTCAAAGGATTATAATCAAGGGAGAGGCCATTTTTATGCTGTTAAAGATATATGGAATACTTTAAGAACCGGCGGACCGACCGGACCTGATGACGGGCCTATGCCGGCAACATGTTGGACTTGCAAAGGCCCTGATGTTCCCAGATTAATGAATGAAATTGGGGCAGCAGAGTTTTATAAAGGAAAATGGTCAGCTAAAGGGCATGAAATTGTTAATCCTATAGGATGTGCTGATTGTCATGATCCTAAAACAATGAATCTTACATTAACCAGACCTGCATTAATTGAAGCTTTTGAACGTCAAGGTAAAGATATTAAATCATTTTCGTATCAAGAAATGCGTTCATTAGTTTGTGCACAATGTCATTCAGAATATTATTTTAATAAAAAGAATAAAATTGAAGAAGGAGTTCCGTATTTAACTTTCCCATGGGATAAAGGATTCTCTGCAGAAGATATGGAAGCCTATTATGATGAAATTGAATTTGCGGATTGGACTCATAAGTTGAGTAAAGCTCCTATGTTGAAAGCACAACATCCCGGTTATGAAGTATATATGACAGGCATACATGCCGAAAGAGGTGTCTCATGTGCTGATTGCCATATGCCTTATAAAACAGAAGGCGGGCAAAAATTCACAAATCACCAATTGCAAAGCCCTTTAAATAATATTGCTAATTCATGTCAGGTATGCCATAGAGAAGAAGCTGATGTTTTGATGAAAAATGTTTATGACAGACAAGACAAGATCATTGAAAACAGAGATAAACTTGAAGAATTGATCGTGAGAACTCATGTTGAAGCAAAACAAGCATGGGATTGGGGAGCAACTGAAGAACAAATGAAAGAAATACTAAAAGGTATAAGACATGCTCAATGGCGTTGGGATTATGCTGCTGCAAGTCACGGAGGTTCTTTCCATTCTCCTGTAGAGATAAGTCGTGTGATAGGCACAGGTATTACGATAGCTCAAGAAGCCAGAATAATGTTAGCACGATTATTTGCAGAATTAGGACATAACGAAGAAATTCCTTATCCGGATATTTCAACCAAAGAAAAAGCCCAAGCTTTTATAGGTTTAGATATAAATAAGTTAAATTCAGATAAAGAAAGTTTTAAGACAAATTTATTACCCGTATGGATTAAACTCGCTGAAGAAAGGGAAAGTAAATGGATTGTAGAACGTTTTTAA
- a CDS encoding DUF3857 domain-containing protein: MYKSILSIFIFIISFYSVSSQNLNYSVLIIPDSLKKDANVVIRYIEEDLNILNKNKATLNVRKAITILKKSGEEHAKVLISYNSFKEVNSITCKIYDKFGKFVKKIGKKDIFDIAAFDGYSLYNDIRYKYIKKPALNPPYTIELEYELTYKGLYSLPDRDAFPDFNVSVEHAIFEINAPSDVKFFTKEINCENVKSLKFENENSTYSERYEIKSFKAIKKEPFNNQIKDYFPIVLIRLSDFDLGGYYGNSDTWENLGKWENQLLQGRDIIPDETRNKILGLVRNVESDLEKAKLIYKYMQSKTRYVSIQKGIGGMQPFLAETVDETGYGDCKALSYYTMSLLKIAGIKSYYSSVYAGRNYSPLIKDFPSHQSNHVILCVPFEKDTIWLECTSQTAPFGYIGTFTDDRDVLIIDSDGKGKIAHTTVYPEEVNTQFRYAEIDLDETGSISSKIKTVYAGLQYENVWRILDLSEEEKEKKLNERIALPNMKIKKFSFVNNKNIIPSVAENLKIDVKNYASVSSNRIFLIPNILNRKGNIPRKIKDRKTDIVFRRGFTDADTIIYNIPEGFNLEYLPENIKESNKFGSYEVSYHFENSKLTYIRKRIIHKGTFPPEKYEDLRSFYKLMYNADKKAIVFVKGI, encoded by the coding sequence ATGTATAAATCAATTTTGTCAATTTTTATATTTATTATCTCTTTTTATTCAGTTTCATCTCAAAATTTAAACTATTCTGTTTTAATAATTCCCGACAGTTTAAAAAAGGATGCAAATGTTGTAATAAGATACATCGAAGAAGATTTAAATATACTGAATAAAAATAAAGCGACATTAAATGTCAGAAAAGCAATTACAATATTGAAAAAAAGTGGTGAAGAACATGCAAAAGTTTTAATTTCTTATAATAGTTTTAAAGAAGTGAATTCAATTACATGTAAAATATATGATAAGTTCGGAAAGTTTGTGAAAAAAATCGGCAAAAAGGATATTTTTGATATTGCAGCTTTTGACGGATATAGTTTATATAATGACATAAGGTATAAATATATCAAGAAACCTGCTTTAAACCCTCCTTATACAATTGAGTTAGAATATGAATTAACTTATAAGGGTCTTTATTCTTTGCCGGACCGGGATGCTTTTCCTGATTTTAATGTTTCTGTTGAGCATGCAATTTTTGAAATTAATGCACCTTCTGATGTAAAGTTTTTTACAAAAGAAATAAATTGTGAAAATGTAAAATCATTAAAGTTTGAAAATGAAAATAGTACGTATTCTGAACGTTATGAAATAAAAAGCTTTAAAGCAATTAAGAAGGAACCTTTCAATAATCAAATTAAAGATTATTTTCCGATTGTGTTAATTAGATTATCTGATTTTGATCTTGGAGGTTATTATGGAAATTCTGATACATGGGAGAATTTGGGAAAATGGGAAAATCAATTATTGCAAGGAAGGGATATAATTCCTGATGAAACCCGTAATAAAATTTTAGGCCTTGTAAGGAATGTTGAATCAGATTTAGAAAAAGCAAAATTAATTTATAAATATATGCAATCTAAAACCAGGTATGTCAGTATTCAAAAAGGTATTGGAGGAATGCAACCCTTTTTGGCAGAAACTGTTGATGAAACCGGCTATGGTGATTGCAAAGCATTAAGTTATTATACGATGTCTTTATTAAAAATTGCGGGAATTAAGTCTTATTATTCAAGTGTATATGCCGGAAGGAATTATTCTCCTTTAATTAAAGATTTTCCGTCTCACCAATCTAATCATGTTATTCTGTGTGTCCCTTTCGAAAAAGATACAATTTGGTTAGAATGCACAAGCCAAACTGCACCTTTTGGGTACATCGGCACATTTACTGACGACAGAGATGTGTTAATTATTGATTCTGACGGTAAAGGTAAAATTGCTCATACTACAGTTTATCCCGAAGAAGTTAATACACAGTTTAGGTATGCCGAAATTGATTTGGATGAAACAGGCAGTATAAGTTCAAAAATTAAAACTGTATATGCCGGATTACAATATGAAAATGTTTGGAGAATTCTTGATTTATCAGAAGAAGAAAAAGAAAAGAAATTGAATGAAAGAATAGCTTTACCTAATATGAAAATTAAAAAGTTCTCATTTGTTAATAATAAAAATATTATTCCGTCAGTTGCGGAAAATTTGAAAATTGATGTAAAAAACTATGCTTCAGTAAGTTCGAACAGAATATTTCTGATTCCGAATATTTTAAACAGAAAAGGAAATATTCCGAGAAAAATAAAAGACAGAAAAACCGATATTGTTTTCAGAAGAGGGTTCACTGATGCAGATACAATTATTTATAATATTCCGGAAGGTTTCAATCTTGAATATTTACCCGAGAATATTAAAGAAAGTAATAAATTCGGAAGCTATGAAGTCTCTTATCATTTTGAAAATTCAAAGTTGACATACATAAGAAAAAGAATTATTCATAAAGGTACTTTCCCGCCTGAAAAATATGAAGATTTGCGTTCTTTTTATAAATTGATGTACAATGCTGATAAAAAAGCAATTGTATTTGTAAAAGGCATATAG
- a CDS encoding DUF3857 domain-containing protein, which produces MKNKFFLLMILLVNMSLIYAQNENSKFGKVTEDELKMEYYEQDSSANAVILFDKGFSYFTYDNHLERFKLIFERQVKIKFFKKEGLKYADFKIPLYKADKGGVKEELVTVKGKTYNLENGKIVKAKLENKSIFNEETSKNWDQAKFTFPAVKEGSIIELKYCINSYFYFNLSSWQFQYDIPVEYSEYSAVIPEFFNYNKNISGYDNVNISESSNNREENFTIQYETLPQAGGKVERGTYELPSQSTQYLWKASNIPAFIEEAYITTEEDYMTFLDFELATIQYPRRPIETYTTSWESVNKKLIESSSFGKHLKITKSIQNKADELTSDLTEKADIMLKLYDFVQNNIKWNSYKRKYITDSYNLQKILSNKSGSSADINLLLLMLLKSKQIQVNPIILSTRDYGMIFPTHPTLSGFNYVIVEAKIDDKVYYLDATLDILPVGMLPKRCLNGIGRRVVTAKSEEIKIVPVAKYSKSSMYILKINSSEGISGTVNNSYKGYAALDMRNEIINSGGQEEYSEKIAEESTSEKIEEHKIDGFDDIYKPLKETYNFSTADNITFAGDMIYLTPLLNERLEENPFKLEERKYPVDYAYKIFERLIMQYTVPEGYEIAEMPESINIVLPGKAASFQFQVSSVGNMVQVISNFKINQPIFHYDLYPALKNFYNIVIEKQNQKIVFKKKA; this is translated from the coding sequence ATGAAAAATAAATTTTTTTTACTAATGATTCTTTTAGTTAATATGAGTTTAATATATGCTCAGAATGAAAATTCAAAATTCGGAAAAGTAACAGAAGATGAATTAAAAATGGAGTATTATGAGCAAGATTCTTCTGCTAATGCTGTAATATTATTCGATAAAGGATTTTCATATTTTACTTATGACAATCACTTGGAGAGATTTAAATTAATTTTTGAGAGACAAGTTAAAATTAAATTTTTTAAAAAAGAAGGACTTAAATATGCTGATTTTAAAATACCCTTATATAAAGCTGATAAAGGAGGTGTAAAAGAAGAACTTGTTACAGTAAAAGGGAAAACATACAATTTGGAGAACGGAAAAATTGTGAAAGCAAAGTTGGAAAATAAAAGTATTTTTAATGAGGAAACTTCAAAGAACTGGGATCAAGCAAAATTTACATTCCCTGCTGTTAAAGAAGGCAGCATAATCGAATTAAAATACTGTATTAATTCATATTTCTACTTTAACTTGAGTAGCTGGCAGTTTCAATATGATATTCCTGTAGAATATAGTGAATATTCTGCTGTTATCCCTGAGTTTTTTAATTATAATAAGAATATCAGCGGGTATGACAATGTTAATATTTCAGAATCCAGTAACAACAGAGAAGAAAATTTTACAATTCAATATGAAACATTACCTCAGGCAGGCGGTAAAGTTGAAAGAGGAACTTATGAATTACCGTCTCAAAGTACACAATATTTATGGAAAGCATCAAATATACCGGCATTTATTGAAGAAGCATATATAACAACAGAAGAAGATTATATGACTTTTTTGGATTTTGAACTTGCAACAATACAATACCCAAGAAGACCTATCGAAACATATACTACTTCATGGGAATCTGTTAATAAAAAACTTATTGAAAGCAGTAGCTTTGGAAAGCATCTTAAAATTACTAAATCAATCCAAAATAAAGCAGATGAATTGACAAGTGATTTAACAGAAAAAGCTGATATTATGCTGAAGTTATACGATTTTGTTCAAAATAATATTAAATGGAATTCATATAAACGAAAATATATTACTGATTCATATAATCTTCAAAAAATATTAAGTAATAAATCAGGAAGTTCAGCTGATATTAATCTTCTGTTGTTGATGTTATTAAAGAGCAAACAAATTCAAGTAAATCCAATAATCTTAAGCACCAGAGATTATGGTATGATTTTTCCCACACATCCGACACTGTCAGGATTTAATTATGTTATTGTTGAAGCAAAAATTGATGACAAAGTGTATTATTTGGATGCTACTTTGGATATTTTGCCTGTAGGAATGTTACCAAAAAGATGTTTAAACGGAATTGGAAGAAGGGTTGTTACAGCAAAATCGGAAGAAATAAAAATTGTACCTGTTGCAAAATATTCTAAATCCTCAATGTATATTTTAAAAATTAATTCTTCTGAAGGGATAAGCGGAACTGTTAATAATTCATATAAAGGTTATGCAGCATTAGATATGAGAAATGAAATAATTAATTCCGGCGGACAAGAAGAATATTCCGAAAAGATTGCTGAAGAATCTACATCTGAAAAAATTGAAGAACATAAAATTGACGGATTTGATGATATATATAAACCTCTCAAAGAAACATACAATTTCTCAACTGCCGATAATATTACTTTCGCCGGTGATATGATTTATTTGACACCCTTATTGAATGAAAGATTGGAAGAAAATCCGTTCAAATTGGAAGAAAGAAAATATCCTGTTGATTATGCTTATAAAATTTTTGAAAGACTAATTATGCAATATACTGTACCCGAAGGATATGAAATCGCAGAAATGCCTGAAAGTATTAACATAGTATTGCCGGGTAAAGCAGCAAGTTTTCAATTTCAAGTATCTTCAGTAGGGAATATGGTACAAGTTATCAGTAACTTTAAAATTAATCAACCCATATTTCATTATGATTTATATCCGGCATTAAAGAATTTTTATAATATTGTTATTGAAAAGCAAAATCAAAAAATTGTATTTAAGAAAAAAGCTTAA
- the nrfH gene encoding cytochrome c nitrite reductase small subunit, whose translation MKQIINPPRKWKLPVAVLLGIFVGLFIYSFEASNATSYLSDNPKTCINCHVMVPQYATWNHSSHREHANCNDCHVPHNNFIHKYYFKAADGFRHASMFTLRKEPEVIKIKEAGIEVVQDNCKRCHSNLNENVAVGEFTIEDVHAGNAKLCWDCHREVPHGRVHSLSSTPDAIIPEKNYTIPDWLKDWFESDKKIKNIESKNK comes from the coding sequence ATGAAACAAATTATTAATCCTCCGAGAAAATGGAAGTTACCTGTAGCAGTTTTGTTAGGAATCTTTGTCGGATTATTTATTTATTCGTTTGAAGCATCAAATGCAACTTCATATTTATCTGATAATCCTAAAACTTGTATTAATTGCCATGTTATGGTTCCTCAATATGCTACATGGAATCATAGTTCTCACAGAGAACATGCAAATTGTAATGATTGTCATGTACCTCATAATAATTTCATTCATAAATATTATTTTAAAGCTGCTGACGGATTCAGACATGCTTCAATGTTTACTTTAAGGAAAGAACCTGAAGTTATAAAAATTAAAGAAGCCGGAATTGAAGTAGTTCAAGATAATTGTAAACGATGCCACAGTAACTTGAATGAAAATGTAGCAGTAGGAGAATTTACTATAGAAGATGTACATGCCGGTAACGCTAAGTTATGTTGGGATTGCCACAGAGAAGTCCCTCACGGAAGAGTACACAGTCTTTCATCTACTCCTGATGCAATTATTCCTGAAAAAAATTACACGATTCCTGATTGGTTAAAAGATTGGTTTGAATCAGATAAAAAAATTAAAAACATAGAATCTAAAAATAAGTAA